Genomic window (Gammaproteobacteria bacterium):
GACGAGAGGTGTGCTTACAGGCAGAGTCAGCACGATATCCCCATCCGGCTAAGTCAGCATTGCTTACATGCGGTTTTGGTTGCCACTGTTGTTCAGAACAGTCTCAACCTCACGATGTGGACGAGCGATGATGTGGGCTGCAACCAGACCATCACCTACGCGCTCACAAGCGTCAGCACCGGCACGAACAGCTGCGTTAACCGCGCCTGTCTCACCACGAACCATCACAGTGACATAACCGCCGCCAACAAATTCTCTTGCAACCAGACGTACTTCTGCTGCCTTGGTCATCGCATCTGCCGCTTCGATAGCAGGCACCAGACCACGCGTTTCAATCATACCCAAAGCAATACCGTATGCTTCATTAGCCATTTAAGTAACTCCTCAATGAATTATCTAAGTTCAAAAAGTCAGAAATTAATCATTTGTCAGCGGTTTGCCAGAAGGAGGCAGAACGCTTTCTACTTCTTTGTGTGGGCGCGCGATAATGTGCGCAGCAACCAGACCATCACCTACACGCTCGCAAGCGTCAGCACCGGCACGAACGGCAGCGTTAACTGCACCAGTTTCGCCACGAACCAGCACGGTTACATAACCGCCACCAACAAATTCGCGACCAACCAAACGGACTTCCGCCGCTTTTGTCATCGCATCTGCTGCTTCGATGGCAGGCACCAAACCACGCGTTTCAATCATGCCCAACGCGATACCATAAGTTTCATTTGCCATTGTTTTCTCTCCAGTTAGTGAGTTTTAAATTCATTTGCCCTAGCACAATGCCAACGGACAATAGTTAAATTTGTTATTCCCAGAAGTCGATGACTCCGCCAATTGTCAAATCTGTTATCAACGCTTTGTCATCCAGCGCCAATCTTGCTGCTGAGCCACTGATAGTGAACACCCAGCTTCCCGGATTGCTTCCTATGGTATCCACCGCTACTTGCAACTTTCCTTTGCGATCACGCAAAACTCGCAACGGTAGATTCCCCATTCCGGGATGGCGATAGGTACACACCAAAGGTCCTACCACCTGAAAAACATCCATTACTTCCCTCCCGTCCAGTGATCAATGATGCCAACAATGGTCAGATCGGACGGATAATCTCTTGAACCTGCAGCATCACGCGCTGCGGAACTTCCTACACACAAAACCCAATCACCCGGAGCCGCACCAACCGAATCAACTGCCACCATCATGCTGCTACCATCGCGGACAATCTGCAGATGCTTGTGCTGCAAACCAGCAATTCGATTGGTCGCCACCAACGGTTTTTCTACTTGATAGATTTTCATCAATGAGCTCCTGCGCTGGTTTTCTGTTCTGCAGAGCTAGCGATCACTTCGATGCTTGCACCTGCATG
Coding sequences:
- a CDS encoding BMC domain-containing protein encodes the protein MANEAYGIALGMIETRGLVPAIEAADAMTKAAEVRLVAREFVGGGYVTVMVRGETGAVNAAVRAGADACERVGDGLVAAHIIARPHREVETVLNNSGNQNRM
- a CDS encoding BMC domain-containing protein — its product is MANETYGIALGMIETRGLVPAIEAADAMTKAAEVRLVGREFVGGGYVTVLVRGETGAVNAAVRAGADACERVGDGLVAAHIIARPHKEVESVLPPSGKPLTND
- a CDS encoding carboxysome peptide B; amino-acid sequence: MDVFQVVGPLVCTYRHPGMGNLPLRVLRDRKGKLQVAVDTIGSNPGSWVFTISGSAARLALDDKALITDLTIGGVIDFWE
- a CDS encoding carboxysome peptide A; protein product: MKIYQVEKPLVATNRIAGLQHKHLQIVRDGSSMMVAVDSVGAAPGDWVLCVGSSAARDAAGSRDYPSDLTIVGIIDHWTGGK